The following DNA comes from Bombus terrestris chromosome 2, iyBomTerr1.2, whole genome shotgun sequence.
TAATCGAAACATTCACCATCTAGAGGTATGAATTCATTGTCAACGCCGAAGTCACGATCTAATTTTGCTTCAAACTCTCTGATTTTCGTTAATAGTTCATTTACAGATTTTTCCGCTTTTTCGAAATTCTCACGTGCAGCTGTTGCTTCATCTATGAAAGTTTGCGTTTCTTCGTCGTACTGAACTTGAGATTCCTCAGGTTTCAGCTGTTCTTTGCCGGCAACTTCATCTGTCTCTGTGCCATCAACTTCAACTTTTTCCTGCTCAGATGTTTCATCCACTGGCTCATGAACCTctccttcttcatcttcttcgtcttctccctcttctttttgACTTGCCACTTTAAACATCCCTGAAATAAGATATTAATACAATGTATAGTTCAAAATAGAAGTAAAAGAAATGTATCACCGACAGACAATCTTTCTATTAACCTTGTTCTAACATTAAGAAGGCCTTCGCATTTGGCCATACTGAATCAATAAAATCTTGAAGATTGACTTCCTTCTGATTATTTAAGAAATACATTGCCTCTTCTTCGGTTACAACTCCATTCTTGTCTTTGTCAAATGTCACCCTAGTTTGAAGCTCTGCAGTTGTCACAGTACCACTGTTATCAGAGTCTAGTAGTTTAAAATAATCCTCTGCATCTGACTCGTGCAATTCTTCATCCTCTTCTCCTTCTTGTGCTACAGATTTTTCTGGTTCAGCTGGCTTGTACTTTTCTAAAGCAGCTCTTTCAAGTTCCTCTGCTTGAGTCTTCAATAATTCCTTCTCCTTCTTTACAAGTTCTGCTTCTTCATATTCTGAGCGTAATTTAACTAAGCGAGCTTGATAATCTGTCTTTAATTGTTTACCTTTAGCAATCATTTCCAATCTTATCTTGTTACCTTCCCTTATCAACTCTTCTGCTTTTTGTTGCTCCAACCTAGCTTCCTTCCCAAGTTCATTACAATTATTTACGCATTCCTTGCCTGAGCTATATTCGTCACTGGCATCGCAACAGTCGCAAACACCGTCGTTTATCCAGGTGGATGGTATGTAGCGAGGCTTATGACCGGAATTTTCGCAGTAGAATGAGCCGTTTGTACAGGCAGGCGTACCGGGCTCATCACTGCCATCCGCGCAATCACAATAATTATCATTTACATGTGAAAATGGTATTATTAGGCTTCCATCAAGGCACTGGAAGTCACGATCCGATGGGTAAAGCGAACTTTTCGCGTTAGGTATCCCACGAATTTGCAACACCTTAGAACCGGCTACGTGGCCCAATAGAATCAACAGATTAAATGATAGAAAAAACATCAAGTGTATGCCAGAATTATTCATCGTGATAATATTCCTTTCGATTCTCTCTGTCCACTGTATGAAAATATTATCATTCACGGTAAACTGACAAACTTTTCCAGCAAAATCGACCAACTTTTTGAGGTTTAAAACGGACACGAGTACATAACACACACACTCGTGCACACCTACTACATCGGCATGGTCGCGTCTCACATCTTACGTTTAAGCAAGGTAGACGAACTACAATGTCGAAAATGGTAACCTGTGGCGCTACAGTTTACACTTAGTAAATCATGTTAAGGCGGCTTTTTCAGTTGCACAGTTCTCTGTAATCTTCTAAAAACGCTCTCAAtgaataatgttacattgtCTACCGTTAGAAAATGTATAATTGCTTTCTAATAAAAAGcaacataacgaaatattaagaAAACGCAGGTGTTTATCTTtggaacgataataataatgaatcatAATGATTAATAACCCAAACCCccaaaaagttaaaattaaaatgaaacagctatatgattttatattgataaaaataaaagagaacgaTGTAACTTGATAAAggtcaataattaattttggTGGTGTTTTCTATTCAATTATTCTACAAATGTGCTATACATATTTCATACTATATAAGTGGGCGGTACATGTGATGCGCAATGTTTGCTTTCAAGGTTAAATGCATTTCTAAGTAGCGACACTATATTATGTGATAAACGGTACGAATGAATTTCTTGTATTTCAAAATTGGTTACGTTATCGTGATCAAGATCAACTTGTCCATTGGTGGGCGGGAGTGTAACTGCGTAAATAACAACAGTGTATCTCTTAATCCCTCGTTAGTTAGACATGTGACCGATTTAGAGTTTCACGATGACTTCCGTgacgcaataataataattcgctTCTTATTCTCTTTACTCTCCTACCAGTTACTTTCGAGGTTGCGTGTTCTAGGTTATGTTGTGTTTGTATCACCTCTTGTGCAAACAGATTCTTGGCCGTTTTCATACATTGTGGGTAGCCGTGTTGAGATAGGGTTTAGTACGAATACAGTGATACAAAATGTAAGATAGTATACGAGCGGCTTGTGCATCGTAGTCCAATTAGAATACTATTTAACAATACTCTACC
Coding sequences within:
- the LOC100642786 gene encoding glucosidase 2 subunit beta, producing the protein MNNSGIHLMFFLSFNLLILLGHVAGSKVLQIRGIPNAKSSLYPSDRDFQCLDGSLIIPFSHVNDNYCDCADGSDEPGTPACTNGSFYCENSGHKPRYIPSTWINDGVCDCCDASDEYSSGKECVNNCNELGKEARLEQQKAEELIREGNKIRLEMIAKGKQLKTDYQARLVKLRSEYEEAELVKKEKELLKTQAEELERAALEKYKPAEPEKSVAQEGEEDEELHESDAEDYFKLLDSDNSGTVTTAELQTRVTFDKDKNGVVTEEEAMYFLNNQKEVNLQDFIDSVWPNAKAFLMLEQGMFKVASQKEEGEDEEDEEGEVHEPVDETSEQEKVEVDGTETDEVAGKEQLKPEESQVQYDEETQTFIDEATAARENFEKAEKSVNELLTKIREFEAKLDRDFGVDNEFIPLDGECFDYTNLEYVYTLCMFSRATQRSKSGGSDINLGHWNDWSGPEGQRYSKMKYDSGLSCWNGPARSTIVNLSCGKENKLVSVTEPSRCEYAMEFSTPVVCNANLESANTHDEL